In Novosphingobium sp. MMS21-SN21R, a single genomic region encodes these proteins:
- a CDS encoding copper resistance protein B: protein MMSLRAAIVFAAATAATPTLAQDPHAGHDMSQMQGMEGMDHAAHQPQPVPEPAPMDHSAHAGHGAAPAVTGEVGTAPPPTLPTDHPADAFWDPSRMAKAREAFADEDRFTGNALIADRMEYRAVKGRDGYAWQAMGWVGGDIDRLSFETEGEGAFGGSVETAEVRAAWRHALDPWWNLELGARQDFNPGPDRTYAVVGIEGLAPYWFEVGAHAFVSTKGDVHFRLEAEHDMRLTQRLILQPSAEIDLAAQDVPELGIGAGFEKIELGARLRYEFVREFAPYVGVHWERKLGETARLSRASGDAPSAVSAVIGIRAWF, encoded by the coding sequence ATGATGTCCTTGCGTGCCGCCATCGTATTCGCCGCCGCCACGGCGGCGACACCCACTCTCGCGCAGGACCCCCACGCCGGGCACGACATGAGCCAGATGCAGGGCATGGAAGGCATGGACCATGCCGCCCATCAGCCCCAACCCGTGCCCGAACCTGCGCCGATGGACCATTCGGCCCATGCAGGCCACGGCGCTGCCCCCGCTGTCACAGGCGAAGTGGGCACCGCGCCGCCCCCCACCCTCCCCACCGATCACCCCGCCGATGCGTTCTGGGACCCTTCCCGCATGGCCAAGGCGCGCGAGGCATTTGCTGACGAAGACCGCTTCACCGGCAACGCCCTGATCGCCGACCGCATGGAGTACCGCGCGGTCAAGGGGCGCGATGGTTATGCATGGCAGGCGATGGGCTGGGTCGGGGGTGATATCGACCGACTGTCCTTCGAAACCGAAGGCGAAGGCGCGTTCGGCGGCAGTGTCGAAACCGCCGAAGTGCGCGCGGCATGGCGCCATGCCCTTGATCCATGGTGGAATCTTGAACTCGGCGCGCGGCAGGACTTCAACCCGGGCCCGGACCGCACATATGCTGTCGTCGGGATCGAAGGGCTGGCCCCTTACTGGTTCGAAGTCGGCGCACACGCCTTCGTCTCGACCAAGGGCGACGTGCATTTCCGGCTCGAAGCCGAGCACGACATGCGCCTCACCCAGCGCCTGATACTGCAACCCTCCGCAGAGATCGACCTCGCCGCACAGGATGTGCCTGAACTCGGCATCGGCGCAGGCTTCGAAAAGATCGAGCTGGGCGCGCGGCTACGCTATGAATTCGTCCGCGAGTTCGCCCCTTATGTCGGCGTTCACTGGGAGCGGAAACTGGGCGAAACCGCGCGACTCTCGCGGGCAAGCGGGGACGCGCCCTCCGCGGTCAGCGCCGTGATCGGCATTCGCGCGTGGTTCTGA